Proteins found in one Acidobacteriota bacterium genomic segment:
- a CDS encoding aldehyde dehydrogenase family protein, protein MTNTVGPETGRRIDDVFAAQRARALALRCSTAQQRIDTLRRLIAAVESHREDICAAAAADFSKPRPEVDLTELLPILAEAKHAIRHLEGWMRPHRVPPTLAMLGTSAEVRYEPRGVTLIIVPWNYPFNLAFCPLVSAIAAGNTAIIKPSEMTPHCSALIRRLVEEIFDTSEVAVFEGDATVATALLERPFDHVFFTGSPLVGRLVMAAAAKHLTSITLELGGKSPAIVDATADLKRAARAITAGKFANSGQTCIAPDYLLVHASVRDGLIAEIISSIEHAYGAGPDPQRATPDYCRIVNEKHYERLRGLFDDAVHKGAKVAYGGALSRDDLFIGPTLLADVAPDSRILEEEIFGPLLPIVTFTDIGEAIAFVNGKPKPLSLYVFSRSEPNIDRVLTETSAGDTCVNHTVIHFLHLNLPFGGVNNSGIGKSHGFFGFTAFSHERSVLRDRFSIVHWMFPPYTERVRALIKITLKWLT, encoded by the coding sequence ATGACGAACACCGTGGGCCCCGAAACTGGGCGGCGCATCGACGACGTGTTTGCCGCACAGCGTGCACGAGCGCTGGCGCTGCGATGCTCGACCGCGCAGCAGCGAATCGACACGCTCAGACGGCTCATCGCCGCGGTCGAGTCGCACCGGGAGGATATCTGCGCGGCGGCGGCCGCCGATTTCAGCAAGCCGCGTCCGGAGGTGGATCTCACCGAACTGCTGCCCATCCTGGCCGAAGCCAAGCATGCTATCCGTCACCTCGAGGGGTGGATGCGACCGCACCGGGTTCCGCCGACGCTGGCGATGCTCGGAACGTCGGCTGAGGTCCGGTACGAGCCCAGAGGCGTCACGCTCATCATCGTGCCGTGGAACTACCCGTTCAACCTGGCGTTCTGCCCGCTGGTCTCAGCCATCGCCGCCGGCAACACCGCCATCATCAAACCATCCGAGATGACGCCCCACTGCTCGGCGCTCATACGCCGGTTGGTTGAAGAGATCTTCGACACGTCCGAAGTCGCCGTATTCGAAGGGGATGCGACGGTGGCCACGGCGCTCCTGGAGCGCCCGTTCGATCACGTCTTCTTCACAGGCAGCCCACTGGTGGGTCGCCTCGTCATGGCAGCGGCGGCGAAGCACCTCACGTCGATCACGCTCGAACTTGGCGGCAAGAGCCCGGCGATTGTCGACGCCACTGCCGATCTCAAGAGAGCCGCTCGCGCGATCACCGCGGGCAAGTTCGCCAACAGCGGCCAGACCTGCATCGCGCCCGACTATCTCCTGGTGCACGCCAGCGTCAGGGATGGGTTGATCGCCGAGATCATCAGCAGCATCGAGCACGCGTACGGAGCGGGCCCGGATCCGCAGCGCGCTACGCCTGACTACTGCCGCATCGTGAACGAGAAGCACTACGAGCGATTGCGTGGGTTGTTTGACGATGCGGTTCACAAGGGTGCGAAGGTCGCCTATGGTGGAGCGCTGTCGCGAGATGACCTATTCATCGGCCCGACGCTGCTCGCGGATGTTGCGCCGGACAGCCGGATCCTGGAAGAGGAGATTTTCGGCCCCCTCCTGCCCATCGTCACCTTCACCGACATTGGTGAGGCCATCGCGTTCGTCAACGGCAAGCCCAAACCCCTGTCGCTGTACGTGTTCAGCCGCAGTGAGCCGAACATCGACCGCGTGCTGACCGAGACGTCGGCTGGAGATACGTGTGTCAATCACACGGTGATCCACTTCCTGCACCTGAACCTGCCGTTTGGCGGCGTCAACAACAGCGGCATCGGCAAGAGCCACGGCTTCTTCGGCTTTACCGCGTTCTCGCACGAGCGATCAGTGCTGCGCGATCGGTTCAGCATCGTGCACTGGATGTTCCCGCCCTACACTGAACGGGTGCGGGCGCTGATCAAGATCACCCTGAAGTGGTTGACGTGA
- the gpmA gene encoding 2,3-diphosphoglycerate-dependent phosphoglycerate mutase — protein MKILVLLRHGESTWNKENRFTGWTDVELSEKGVQEATEAGRLLRDGGYVFDVAYTSVLKRAIKTLWLALEQMDQMWIPIHNSWRLNERHYGALQGLNKAETAARHGMEQTQIWRRSYDVPPPALAPDDPRHPGHDPRYASLRPEELPLTECLKDTVARFLPIWHETIAPAVRHGQRVLIAAHGNSLRALVKYLDSIPDDKIVGLNIPTGIPLVYELTDDLKPIRNYYLGDPEAIAKASQAVANQLKGGELGTVSKPA, from the coding sequence ATGAAAATACTTGTCTTGCTGCGGCACGGTGAGAGCACCTGGAACAAGGAGAATCGGTTCACGGGCTGGACCGATGTTGAACTGAGCGAGAAGGGCGTACAGGAGGCGACCGAAGCCGGCCGTCTCCTGAGGGACGGTGGCTACGTGTTTGACGTCGCCTATACGTCGGTGCTCAAGCGCGCCATCAAAACGCTGTGGCTGGCGCTCGAGCAGATGGATCAGATGTGGATTCCCATTCACAACTCGTGGCGGCTGAACGAACGCCACTACGGAGCCCTGCAGGGCCTGAACAAGGCCGAGACGGCGGCCAGGCACGGCATGGAGCAGACCCAGATCTGGCGGCGGAGCTACGATGTGCCGCCGCCGGCGCTGGCGCCCGATGATCCGCGTCATCCGGGCCACGATCCCCGGTACGCGTCGCTCCGGCCGGAGGAACTGCCACTCACCGAATGTCTCAAGGACACGGTGGCGCGTTTCCTGCCGATCTGGCACGAGACCATTGCGCCTGCCGTGCGACACGGTCAGCGCGTGCTGATCGCGGCGCACGGCAACAGTCTCCGTGCGCTGGTGAAGTACCTGGATAGCATCCCGGACGACAAGATCGTCGGCCTCAACATCCCGACCGGGATCCCGCTCGTCTACGAACTCACCGACGACCTGAAACCCATCCGCAACTACTACCTCGGCGACCCCGAGGCGATCGCGAAGGCGAGCCAGGCGGTCGCGAACCAGTTGAAGGGCGGCGAATTGGGGACGGTTTCAAAACCTGCGTGA
- a CDS encoding tRNA-dihydrouridine synthase family protein — protein sequence MPLAETLTDAVVLAPLTKGGNLPYRRLCVALGARVTMSEMTVARRLKQKRRGEYALIRRAPDEPFFGVQLVGTNPEEMGWAAALVESHGVDLVDLNVGCPIDYFTSKGLGAALSRQPVRIGRIVEAMKRSVQRVPITVKIRLGWNERSRNHVEQARAAVDGGADAIVVHGRTRDARYRSATDWDAVGEVVAAVAVPVVGNGDILFPHEIAEARARSGCAGVMVGRGALIKPWIFREAVEGYRDITADERLAIYGRYVDFALEHWGTDEYGLARVADFTRWHFGFWCRYVPQRADGSFPTMQGRDPRDFGRTPLESLLARGDAAAHAWLSERLVAHEAVDPAAAPPPTEEVESDESQVAG from the coding sequence ATGCCGCTTGCCGAGACGCTGACCGACGCGGTGGTTCTGGCGCCGCTCACGAAGGGGGGCAACCTCCCATACCGCCGATTGTGCGTGGCCCTGGGCGCTCGCGTCACCATGAGCGAGATGACCGTGGCGCGGCGCCTCAAGCAGAAGCGGCGAGGCGAGTACGCCCTGATCCGGCGGGCGCCCGACGAGCCGTTCTTTGGCGTGCAGTTGGTGGGAACCAACCCTGAGGAAATGGGCTGGGCCGCCGCGCTGGTCGAATCGCACGGCGTCGATCTGGTCGATCTCAATGTGGGATGCCCCATCGACTACTTCACAAGCAAAGGCCTGGGCGCGGCGCTTTCGCGGCAGCCGGTCCGCATCGGGCGCATCGTGGAGGCCATGAAGCGATCCGTCCAGCGTGTGCCCATCACCGTCAAGATCCGGCTCGGGTGGAATGAGCGGTCACGCAACCACGTGGAGCAGGCGCGGGCGGCCGTCGATGGCGGCGCGGATGCGATTGTTGTGCACGGTCGAACCAGGGATGCCCGCTATCGATCCGCGACCGACTGGGATGCGGTCGGCGAAGTGGTCGCGGCCGTAGCGGTCCCGGTGGTCGGCAACGGCGATATCCTGTTCCCCCACGAGATCGCCGAGGCCCGCGCGCGCTCGGGGTGCGCCGGTGTGATGGTGGGCCGGGGCGCACTCATCAAGCCCTGGATCTTCCGCGAGGCCGTCGAGGGTTACCGCGACATCACGGCTGACGAGCGTCTGGCGATCTACGGCCGGTATGTCGATTTTGCCCTCGAACACTGGGGCACCGACGAGTACGGCCTGGCACGCGTCGCCGACTTCACGCGGTGGCACTTCGGGTTCTGGTGCCGCTACGTGCCCCAGCGGGCCGACGGATCGTTTCCAACCATGCAGGGACGGGATCCTCGCGACTTCGGCCGGACACCGCTCGAGAGCCTGCTCGCTCGCGGCGATGCCGCGGCGCATGCGTGGCTCAGCGAGCGGCTGGTCGCGCACGAGGCCGTGGATCCGGCTGCCGCACCACCGCCGACAGAAGAGGTCGAAAGCGACGAAAGCCAGGTCGCCGGATAG
- the nhaA gene encoding Na+/H+ antiporter NhaA: protein MTARKRIRTVGSLIFERFVRSEVSASGLLLASTAAALVLANSPWAETYRALADARIGPSWGDRALSLSVQAWINDLLMAVFFFVVGLEIKREFVAGQLSSRRKATLPLVAAFGGMVVPAVLYAALNGGGPGARGWGIPMATDIAFALGVLAAFGRRVPVGLKVFLTALAISDDLGAVLVIAVFYTSQLHWAALLVAGVLLALIAAASRAGVRFASVYLLIAMGVWAAVFASGIHATVAGVLVAMMLPVRDRHDGLMPAGLTLEDRLHPPVAFVILPLFAFFNAGVTIDGRVMAGLAYPVSLGIIVGLVIGKQIGILLFSWIAVKSGQAVLPDGLGWVDLYGAACVAGIGFTMSLFVAELAFGGTAGTLSQAKAGILCASLVAAAWGSAVLHARFKR from the coding sequence ATGACGGCCAGGAAACGCATTCGCACGGTGGGATCGCTCATCTTTGAGCGCTTCGTGCGCTCGGAGGTTTCGGCCAGCGGCCTGCTCCTCGCGAGCACGGCCGCCGCCCTCGTCCTGGCCAACTCGCCGTGGGCCGAGACGTACCGCGCGCTGGCTGACGCCAGGATCGGCCCCTCCTGGGGCGACCGCGCCCTTTCGCTCAGCGTGCAGGCGTGGATCAACGACCTGCTGATGGCCGTGTTCTTCTTCGTCGTCGGCCTCGAGATCAAGCGCGAGTTCGTGGCCGGCCAACTCTCTTCTCGCCGGAAGGCCACCCTGCCCCTGGTGGCGGCGTTCGGCGGCATGGTGGTGCCGGCCGTGCTGTATGCGGCGCTCAACGGTGGTGGGCCCGGCGCCCGGGGATGGGGCATCCCGATGGCCACCGACATCGCGTTCGCGCTCGGCGTGCTCGCGGCGTTCGGCCGACGGGTGCCGGTCGGGCTGAAGGTGTTCCTGACGGCGCTGGCGATTTCCGACGATCTCGGCGCGGTCCTCGTGATCGCTGTGTTCTACACGTCACAGCTGCACTGGGCCGCGCTGCTGGTGGCGGGCGTCCTGCTCGCGCTGATTGCCGCCGCGTCCCGCGCCGGCGTGCGGTTCGCCTCGGTGTACCTGCTGATAGCCATGGGCGTTTGGGCCGCGGTGTTCGCCTCGGGCATCCACGCCACGGTGGCCGGCGTCCTGGTGGCCATGATGCTCCCGGTCCGGGACCGCCACGACGGACTGATGCCGGCGGGCCTGACGCTCGAAGACAGGCTGCACCCGCCGGTCGCGTTCGTCATCCTGCCCCTCTTCGCCTTCTTCAACGCCGGCGTCACCATCGATGGCCGCGTCATGGCGGGCCTCGCATATCCCGTCAGCCTGGGTATCATCGTCGGGTTGGTCATCGGGAAGCAGATTGGCATCCTGCTCTTCAGCTGGATCGCCGTGAAAAGCGGGCAGGCTGTGCTGCCGGACGGCCTCGGCTGGGTGGATCTCTACGGTGCCGCCTGCGTAGCGGGCATCGGTTTCACGATGTCGCTCTTCGTGGCAGAGTTGGCGTTCGGCGGCACGGCCGGCACACTGAGCCAGGCGAAGGCCGGCATCCTCTGCGCGTCGCTGGTCGCGGCCGCCTGGGGATCCGCGGTGCTGCACGCCCGCTTCAAGCGCTAG
- the pyk gene encoding pyruvate kinase translates to MSLPDHKTKIVATIGPASESPEMIARLAHAGMDVARLNFSHGDFEAHAARISRIRDVEHTTGKRLAILADLPGPKMRVGQITPEPIELQTGAPFTLTIDEVTGTAERVSVSFKGLAAAVKPGDRLFLNDGLVQLRVERVTGPDIQCCVIAGGELRSRKGLNLPGIRLGVNAFTEHDRACLEFALRAGVDAVSQSFVERASDIEAVRAAALAFGRDPFIIAKIERAGALDHYDEILDAADGIMVARGDLGVEVPLERIAVTQKALIARANLAGKPVITATQMLESMVANRLPTRAEATDVANAILDGTDCVMLSEESAMGRYPEEAVAMLAHIAAATEPQRPRTTLSALLRDTFHRRRPETFVEHMSEVVEHALDTVASAVVFAPTHSGRTPRMISRYKPAAWILAASQDDRVLAGLVFSCGVLPVKMVSEPDDWRPFIESQLRELGVAGDTVMLVAGPSTTQPTANHRIEFMRVGAPAR, encoded by the coding sequence ATGAGCCTGCCGGACCACAAGACGAAAATTGTCGCCACCATCGGGCCGGCGTCCGAATCGCCGGAGATGATCGCGCGGCTGGCGCATGCGGGCATGGATGTCGCGCGCCTCAACTTCTCGCACGGCGACTTCGAGGCGCACGCCGCCCGCATTTCGCGCATCCGCGACGTTGAGCACACCACGGGCAAGCGGCTGGCCATCCTGGCGGACCTGCCAGGCCCGAAGATGCGCGTCGGCCAGATCACGCCAGAACCGATCGAGTTGCAGACCGGCGCGCCGTTTACGCTGACCATTGATGAGGTGACTGGAACCGCCGAGCGCGTGTCGGTCTCGTTCAAAGGACTGGCGGCGGCCGTGAAGCCTGGCGACCGGCTTTTCCTCAATGACGGGCTGGTACAGTTGCGCGTGGAACGCGTAACCGGGCCCGATATCCAGTGCTGTGTCATCGCCGGCGGCGAACTGCGCTCGCGGAAGGGGCTCAACCTGCCCGGGATCAGGCTGGGCGTGAACGCGTTCACCGAGCACGATCGGGCATGCCTTGAGTTCGCGCTGCGCGCTGGCGTTGACGCGGTGAGCCAGTCGTTTGTCGAGCGCGCCTCCGACATCGAAGCCGTGCGGGCTGCGGCGCTGGCGTTCGGCCGGGATCCGTTCATCATCGCGAAGATCGAGCGCGCCGGCGCGCTCGATCACTACGACGAGATCCTCGACGCCGCCGACGGCATCATGGTGGCGCGCGGCGACCTCGGCGTGGAGGTGCCGCTCGAGCGCATCGCCGTCACGCAGAAAGCGCTCATCGCCCGGGCCAACCTGGCGGGCAAACCCGTCATCACGGCGACGCAGATGCTGGAGTCGATGGTGGCCAACCGGTTGCCGACGCGCGCCGAGGCGACCGATGTCGCCAATGCGATTCTCGACGGCACCGACTGCGTGATGCTGTCCGAGGAATCGGCCATGGGCCGGTACCCGGAGGAGGCGGTCGCCATGCTGGCGCACATCGCGGCGGCCACCGAGCCCCAGCGTCCGCGGACCACGCTGAGCGCGCTGCTGCGCGACACCTTCCACCGGCGTCGGCCCGAGACCTTCGTGGAGCACATGTCGGAGGTGGTCGAACACGCGCTCGACACGGTCGCCAGTGCGGTGGTGTTCGCGCCCACGCACTCCGGCCGGACCCCGCGCATGATCTCCCGCTACAAGCCCGCCGCGTGGATCCTCGCCGCCAGCCAGGACGATCGCGTGCTGGCCGGGCTGGTCTTCTCGTGCGGCGTCCTCCCGGTGAAGATGGTGTCGGAGCCCGATGACTGGCGGCCGTTCATCGAGAGCCAGCTGCGCGAGCTGGGCGTCGCGGGCGACACGGTGATGCTGGTGGCCGGCCCGTCGACGACCCAGCCGACCGCCAATCACCGGATCGAGTTCATGCGCGTCGGCGCGCCGGCGAGGTAA
- a CDS encoding FtsQ-type POTRA domain-containing protein encodes MIRRLMATALVLGLILAVASSAAAQTAETVSEVRIHGNYRTPDADVLALAGVTIGQPIDVAGIDAVSERLRKTGRFQSVEVRKRLRSLTATDQVALIIIVEEYPSTAKGGGVPNPLRRLGDSVMLLPTLDYVDGYGLTYGGRISFVRVLGKQGLIAVPLTWGGTRQAAVELDTTLGGGPFRRLHAGASLISRNNPAFDVRDFRKSVWVNAATPAWKATSLGVRGAWSDVTFGSTRDRITTYGAGVIVDTRDNPAFPRNAIYASAWWNCLSPETGSTVNRYRLEARGYLGFIGSTVLSVRALSETADRPLPVYENALLGGVDTLRGFRAGSFAGDNLATASVELRIPLHSPMNLGQSGLTVFADAGTAYDHGIRLSETKPHYGVGVGWYVRAPLVQLGIDVAHGSGRGTRAHVTAGLRF; translated from the coding sequence ATGATCCGGCGGCTCATGGCGACGGCGCTCGTGCTCGGGCTTATCCTCGCCGTTGCTTCGAGCGCGGCAGCCCAGACCGCCGAAACCGTGTCCGAGGTCCGCATCCACGGCAACTATCGCACGCCAGACGCCGACGTGCTCGCGCTGGCCGGCGTGACGATCGGCCAGCCCATCGACGTGGCCGGTATTGACGCCGTTTCCGAACGCCTGCGGAAGACCGGCCGGTTCCAGTCCGTTGAGGTCCGCAAGCGTCTGCGGTCGCTCACTGCAACCGACCAGGTGGCACTCATCATCATCGTCGAAGAGTATCCCTCGACGGCCAAGGGCGGAGGCGTACCCAATCCACTCCGGCGGCTCGGCGACAGCGTGATGCTGCTTCCGACGCTCGATTACGTTGACGGGTACGGTCTGACCTACGGCGGGCGGATCAGCTTCGTGCGGGTGCTTGGCAAACAGGGACTGATTGCCGTGCCGCTCACGTGGGGCGGAACGCGCCAGGCCGCCGTTGAGCTGGACACGACGCTGGGCGGAGGGCCGTTCAGGCGACTGCACGCAGGCGCATCGCTCATCAGCCGCAACAATCCCGCGTTTGACGTTCGCGACTTCAGGAAGAGCGTGTGGGTCAACGCGGCGACACCGGCGTGGAAGGCGACGAGCCTCGGGGTGCGCGGCGCGTGGTCGGACGTGACATTTGGAAGCACCCGCGATCGGATCACGACCTACGGCGCGGGCGTGATTGTCGACACACGCGACAACCCGGCGTTTCCGCGCAATGCCATCTACGCAAGCGCCTGGTGGAATTGCCTGAGCCCGGAAACCGGATCCACGGTCAATCGCTATCGCCTTGAAGCGCGCGGGTACCTCGGGTTCATCGGTTCAACGGTGCTCTCCGTCAGGGCGCTTTCGGAGACGGCCGATCGCCCGCTTCCGGTCTACGAGAACGCGCTGCTGGGTGGAGTCGACACACTGCGAGGTTTCCGCGCCGGTTCGTTCGCTGGCGACAATCTCGCCACCGCATCGGTCGAACTGCGCATCCCTCTCCATTCGCCGATGAATCTCGGACAGAGCGGGCTGACCGTGTTTGCCGATGCCGGTACGGCTTACGACCACGGCATTCGACTTTCGGAGACGAAGCCCCACTATGGCGTGGGCGTCGGCTGGTACGTCCGCGCACCGCTTGTGCAACTCGGCATCGACGTGGCGCACGGATCCGGTCGCGGCACGCGCGCACACGTCACGGCAGGCCTGCGCTTCTGA
- a CDS encoding mechanosensitive ion channel family protein, which translates to MHQRWNSLVPALAILLAGGLAHATASAKAPAIPQPAQPAVSAPTVVDDPLGRETPRGSFLAFVAAAQTGNLGAAAEYLQWPRHSMPITKTEAAEQLRFVLNHGFEGSIDQLSRDPQGSLSDTQPSKREKVGAVVLADGERVDIILTRIAPRSGPMVWVVAADTVAEIPRMYEKSGLPELERRLPKSLTSAQIGELPAWVPIALTVLLVALYFMMRLLLAAAAWLVGLIRRMRHRPGSIRRSRAWSTLVRPSAFLLTIALHRIIALRLGIPLLFRYYYDRLIVILLLAGLVWWLWRMVDFVADRVRERLQTAYPRTAQSAYVLGRRILKGVAFAFGLLIGLAAFGVNLSATLAGLGIGGIAIAFAAQKTLENVFGGIFVLSDRSLLVGDFCRLGQHVGEVEDVGLRTTSLRTLGRTLVHVPNGTLSTMDLENYSRRDKFLLNPTIALHYETSRTQLEQVLTSIRRLLSGDARIEADTSRARLVRFGSSSLDIEVFAYVRVPNFEAFLAVQEEILLGVMDIVQKAGTALAVPSQTMYVRQETAETPTPPAAFK; encoded by the coding sequence ATGCATCAACGATGGAACAGCCTGGTGCCAGCTCTGGCAATCCTGCTGGCCGGTGGCCTTGCCCACGCGACAGCGTCGGCCAAGGCTCCGGCAATTCCGCAGCCGGCACAACCCGCGGTATCCGCACCAACGGTCGTTGACGACCCGCTTGGCCGCGAGACGCCAAGGGGTTCGTTCCTCGCTTTCGTGGCTGCCGCGCAGACGGGCAACCTCGGCGCCGCCGCCGAGTACCTGCAGTGGCCCCGCCACAGCATGCCGATCACGAAGACCGAGGCGGCCGAGCAACTCCGCTTCGTGCTCAATCACGGGTTCGAAGGCAGCATCGATCAGCTGAGCCGCGATCCTCAGGGCAGCCTCTCGGACACGCAGCCGTCCAAACGGGAGAAGGTCGGCGCGGTCGTCCTCGCCGATGGCGAGCGCGTCGACATCATCCTCACTCGCATCGCTCCGCGGTCGGGACCCATGGTGTGGGTCGTCGCGGCGGACACCGTCGCCGAAATTCCACGGATGTACGAGAAGAGCGGACTGCCGGAACTCGAACGGCGCCTGCCGAAGTCGCTGACCTCGGCCCAAATCGGAGAACTGCCCGCGTGGGTGCCGATTGCGCTCACGGTGCTGCTCGTCGCTCTGTACTTCATGATGCGTCTGCTGCTGGCGGCGGCGGCCTGGCTCGTCGGTCTCATCAGACGAATGCGGCACCGCCCGGGCTCCATCCGGCGGTCGCGGGCCTGGTCGACGCTGGTCAGGCCCTCGGCGTTCCTGCTGACCATCGCCCTTCATCGCATCATCGCATTGAGACTCGGCATCCCCCTGCTCTTCCGGTACTACTACGACCGGCTCATCGTCATCCTGCTGCTCGCCGGGCTGGTCTGGTGGTTATGGCGCATGGTCGACTTTGTCGCGGATCGCGTCCGCGAACGCCTCCAGACGGCCTATCCACGCACCGCCCAATCGGCGTATGTCCTTGGCCGTCGCATCCTGAAAGGGGTGGCGTTCGCCTTCGGCCTGCTCATCGGGTTGGCCGCCTTCGGGGTCAACCTCAGCGCGACGCTTGCGGGCCTTGGCATCGGCGGAATCGCGATCGCCTTCGCGGCGCAGAAGACGCTCGAGAACGTCTTCGGCGGCATCTTCGTGCTGAGCGATCGAAGCCTGCTCGTCGGGGATTTCTGCCGCCTTGGACAGCACGTCGGCGAGGTCGAAGACGTCGGCCTGCGCACGACAAGCCTGCGCACGCTCGGCCGAACGCTCGTGCACGTGCCCAACGGCACGCTGTCCACGATGGACCTCGAGAACTACAGCCGGCGCGACAAGTTCCTGCTCAATCCGACCATTGCGTTGCACTACGAAACCAGCCGCACCCAACTCGAACAGGTCCTGACCAGCATCCGCCGGTTACTCTCTGGCGATGCCCGCATCGAGGCAGATACCTCGCGCGCCCGGTTGGTCCGCTTCGGCTCATCATCGCTCGACATCGAGGTGTTCGCGTACGTCAGGGTTCCGAACTTTGAAGCCTTTCTCGCTGTGCAGGAGGAGATTCTGCTGGGTGTCATGGACATCGTGCAGAAGGCCGGCACGGCGCTCGCCGTGCCCTCACAGACGATGTATGTGCGCCAGGAGACGGCTGAGACGCCGACCCCGCCGGCAGCGTTCAAGTAG